A section of the Flavobacteriales bacterium genome encodes:
- a CDS encoding SRPBCC domain-containing protein, which translates to MGKLTYEISIHASARKVYENMLGLKNKNSYEYWVSVFNPTSTYEGSWDLGSRIYFVGTDENGKRGGMISEIVAHQPAEFVSIRHVGFLDGDVEVTSGEMVEKWAGGHENYTYQERDGVTTVLVEMDSVEEYMEFFNSTYPLALQKLKAISESD; encoded by the coding sequence ATGGGCAAATTAACTTATGAAATTTCCATTCATGCTTCGGCCCGAAAGGTGTATGAAAACATGTTAGGTTTAAAAAATAAAAACAGCTACGAATACTGGGTCTCTGTTTTTAATCCCACTTCTACGTATGAAGGAAGCTGGGATCTGGGAAGTAGAATTTATTTTGTAGGAACCGACGAAAATGGAAAGCGTGGAGGCATGATATCCGAAATCGTGGCCCATCAGCCAGCTGAATTTGTTTCAATCCGGCATGTTGGATTTTTAGATGGCGATGTGGAGGTAACCAGCGGTGAAATGGTGGAGAAGTGGGCGGGTGGCCATGAAAATTATACCTACCAGGAACGTGATGGTGTCACTACCGTGCTAGTGGAAATGGATAGTGTGGAGGAATACATGGAATTTTTTAATTCTACCTATCCATTGGCTTTGCAGAAATTGAAAGCTATTTCCGAAAGCGATTAA